A single region of the Plantactinospora soyae genome encodes:
- a CDS encoding family 43 glycosylhydrolase, which translates to MEAGSDRRPGPASWLAALASALLVLVGGLVLAAPPAQAASTYVYPTFKGDGAADQELWIYRSTNGTSFSVLADTNYRGPTGVLRDPSIVKHNGRYFIAYTVQSWTTNSTYFHVASSTNLTSWTHVASVNSGIANTRFVWAPEFFVEGSTVRIIASVAQTTCSNCFRPYVYTAQNTGLTSWSGPAQMWGLGTNHIDTFVVKSGSTYHAFVKDETSKYIEHWTTTANLTSGWVPRSTLWTAGHEGPSVLQMDDGTWRIYIDRYTNGGIWTATSSDLDNWSGISRIECPGCRHGTVARQ; encoded by the coding sequence ATGGAAGCTGGATCGGATCGACGGCCGGGCCCCGCCAGCTGGCTGGCCGCACTGGCCAGCGCGCTGCTCGTGCTCGTCGGCGGGCTCGTCCTCGCGGCACCGCCGGCACAGGCGGCCAGCACCTACGTCTATCCGACGTTCAAGGGCGACGGTGCCGCCGACCAGGAGCTGTGGATCTACCGCTCGACGAACGGCACGAGCTTCAGCGTGCTGGCGGACACGAACTACCGGGGTCCCACCGGCGTCCTGCGGGATCCGAGCATCGTCAAGCACAACGGCCGGTACTTCATCGCGTACACGGTCCAGTCGTGGACGACGAACTCGACCTACTTCCACGTCGCCTCCAGCACCAACCTGACCAGTTGGACCCACGTGGCCAGCGTGAACTCGGGCATCGCCAACACCAGGTTCGTCTGGGCCCCCGAGTTCTTCGTGGAGGGCAGCACCGTACGGATCATCGCCAGCGTCGCCCAGACGACCTGCTCCAACTGCTTCCGGCCGTACGTCTACACCGCCCAGAACACCGGCCTCACCTCGTGGAGCGGGCCGGCCCAGATGTGGGGGTTGGGAACGAACCACATCGACACGTTCGTGGTGAAGTCCGGCAGCACGTACCACGCCTTCGTCAAGGACGAGACGTCCAAGTACATCGAGCACTGGACGACCACCGCAAACCTGACCAGCGGCTGGGTTCCCAGGAGCACCCTCTGGACCGCCGGGCACGAGGGGCCGTCCGTGCTCCAGATGGACGACGGGACCTGGCGGATCTACATCGACCGGTACACCAATGGCGGGATCTGGACCGCGACCAGTTCGGACCTGGACAACTGGTCGGGGATCAGCCGCATCGAGTGCCCCGGCTGTCGGCACGGCACGGTCGCCCGCCAGTAG
- a CDS encoding hydroxyacid dehydrogenase, which produces MSERTKPTALVVMDRTSFRAHFDPVRLERLARLVTLADPVWTDEVDSPSARARLAGAEVLLTSWGAPTLTPERLAGAPALRAVFHCAGSVRSLVSSEVWRRGIQVTSAADANAIPVAEYTLAAIILAGKKAPFIAANSEAAYRGWSHLAGYGDLSNYRRTVGIVGFSRIGRRVVDLLRCLDSTVCLVADPYADADAVRSAGGTLLDLHEVLPRSEVLSLHAPALPGTRHMIGAAELALLPDHATVINTARGSLVDSQALVAECRAGRLFAILDVTEPEPLPPDAPLRATPNVMITPHLAGSLGSEILRLTDHTLAELSRWTAGEPLRAEVTPEALVLNA; this is translated from the coding sequence TTGTCGGAGAGAACGAAGCCCACCGCGCTCGTGGTCATGGACCGGACGTCGTTCCGGGCCCACTTCGATCCGGTACGGCTCGAACGGCTCGCGCGGCTCGTCACCCTGGCCGATCCGGTCTGGACGGACGAGGTGGATTCGCCGTCGGCACGCGCCCGGCTGGCCGGGGCGGAGGTGCTGCTGACCTCGTGGGGGGCGCCGACGCTGACCCCGGAACGGCTTGCCGGGGCCCCCGCGCTGCGGGCGGTGTTCCACTGCGCGGGCAGCGTCCGGTCGCTGGTCAGCAGCGAGGTCTGGCGCCGGGGCATCCAGGTGACCAGCGCGGCGGACGCCAACGCGATCCCGGTGGCCGAGTACACCCTGGCCGCGATCATCCTGGCCGGTAAGAAGGCACCCTTCATCGCCGCGAACTCCGAGGCGGCCTATCGGGGCTGGAGTCACCTGGCCGGCTACGGCGACCTGTCGAACTATCGCCGTACCGTCGGCATCGTGGGTTTCTCCCGGATCGGCCGCCGGGTCGTCGACCTCCTGCGGTGCCTCGACTCCACCGTGTGCCTGGTGGCCGACCCGTACGCGGACGCCGACGCGGTGCGGTCGGCCGGGGGCACGCTGCTCGACCTGCACGAGGTGCTGCCGCGCAGCGAGGTCCTGTCGCTGCACGCACCCGCCCTGCCCGGCACCCGGCACATGATCGGCGCGGCCGAGCTCGCGCTGCTGCCCGACCACGCGACCGTGATCAACACCGCCCGTGGAAGCCTCGTGGACTCCCAGGCCCTCGTGGCGGAGTGCCGGGCCGGCCGGCTCTTCGCGATCCTCGACGTCACGGAGCCCGAGCCGCTGCCCCCCGACGCGCCGCTGCGTGCCACCCCCAATGTGATGATCACACCCCATCTCGCCGGTTCGCTGGGCTCGGAGATCCTTCGGCTGACCGACCACACCCTGGCCGAACTCTCCCGCTGGACCGCCGGCGAGCCGCTACGGGCCGAGGTCACCCCCGAGGCGCTCGTCCTGAACGCCTGA